The Lycium barbarum isolate Lr01 chromosome 10, ASM1917538v2, whole genome shotgun sequence genome includes a region encoding these proteins:
- the LOC132613087 gene encoding uncharacterized protein LOC132613087 — MEESNADLSKGSRLLVVVNYYEWTTGSIMHDEIRGHMTKETFTDQDVVIIELNNSVINILHCSIGKDQFYRASGYSSAKEIWDLLAPIHEGMTKDKKIKLTTLKRRYELFGMKRRESMRDMFDILVNIEAKEDRSKLRAISNESGSDIEESKVEVLANNDQHKGCSVYKKSNSKNENFSPWRAKGK; from the exons ATGGAAGAATCAAATGCAGACCTATCTAAAGGTTCTAGACTACTGGTTGTGGTTAATTATTACGAATGGACCACTGGTTCCATAATGCATGATGAAATTAGAGGACACATGACTAAGGAGACATTCACGGATCAAGATGTTGTAATAATCGAGCTAAACAACAGTGTAATAAACATTCTACATTGCAGCATAGGAAAAGATCAGTTCTATAGAGCCTCAGGATACTCGAGTGCCAAAGAAATCTGGGATCTGCTAGCGCCAATACACGAGGGTATGACTAAAGACAAGAAGATCAAATTGACCACGCTTAAAAGAAGATATGAACTATTTGGCATGAAAAGGAGGGAATCAATGAGAGATATGTTTGATATACTTGTCAATATT GAGGCAAAAGAAGACCGATCAAAACTAAGGGCCATATCTAACGAATCAGGCAGCGACATAGAGGAATCAAAAGTAGAAGTCCTTGCTAATAATGATCAACACAAAGGGTGTTCAGTCTACAAAAAATCAAACTCCAAGAATGAGAATTTTTCACCATGGAGAGCAAAAGGAAAGTAG